A DNA window from Pogona vitticeps strain Pit_001003342236 chromosome 2, PviZW2.1, whole genome shotgun sequence contains the following coding sequences:
- the LOC140703823 gene encoding uncharacterized protein LOC140703823 has protein sequence MMTRRRGISQQNLGHSGQKLILKQENRELNIQVGRDGHQMRELTEGRNHVNTCQISTNQRVHAGEKPYKCMECGKSFSRSGGLSLHHRTHTGEKPYKCMECGKSFNQSSNLRSHQIIHTGKKPHVCMKCGKRFSQSDGLKSHQRTHTGEKSYKCMECGKTFISSGNLRLHSRIHTGEKPYKCMDCGKSFSQSSALRSHQRTHTGEKPHVCMECGKAFISSGNLRLHSRIHTGEKPHKCMECGKSFSDSSKLRLHQRTHTGEKPHKCIECGKSFSHSGGLRLHQRTHTGEKPYKCMECGKRFIGSGALKVHQRTHTGEKPYKCMECGKSFSHSGGLRSHQRTHTGEKPHKCMECGKSFSQSRFLRLHQRTHTGEKPHKCMECGKSFSQNGGLRSHERTHTGEKPHKCIECGKSFSRSCKLRLHERTHTGEKSHKCMECGKSFSRSDVLRTHERTHTGEKPFKCMDCGKSFSHSFTLRLHQRTHWGETR, from the coding sequence ATGATGACCAGGAGAAGAGGAATTTCCCAGCAAAACCTGGGGCATTCTGGGCAGAAACTCATattgaagcaagaaaacagagaattgaacATCCAAGTTGGTAGGGATGGACATCAAATGAGAGAACTCACGGAGGGGAGAAACCATGTAAATACATGTCAAATCAGTACAAATCAAAGAGTTCatgcaggggagaaaccgtataaatgcatggaatgtgggaagagctttagtcgcagtggtgggCTTTCGTTGCATcacagaactcacactggggagaaaccatataaatgcatggaatgtggaaaaagctttaatCAGAGTtctaaccttaggtcacatcaaataattcacactgggaagaaaccacatgtatgcatgaaatgtggaaaaagGTTTAGTCAGAGTGATGGACTTAAGtcgcatcaaagaactcacactggggagaaatcatacaaatgcatggaatgtggaaagacctttatttcaagtggtaaccttaggttacattcaagaattcacactggggagaaaccatataaatgcatggattgtggaaaaagcttcagtcagagtagtgcccttaggtcacatcaaagaactcacactggggagaaaccacatgtatgcatggaatgtggaaaggccTTTATTTcaagtggtaaccttaggttacattcacgaattcacactggagagaaaccacataaatgcatggaatgtggaaaaagcttcagcgACAGCAGTAAACTTAGGctgcatcaaaggactcacactggagagaaaccacataaatgcatagaatgtggaaagagctttagtcacagtggtggccttaggttacatcaaagaacacacactggggagaaaccatataaatgcatggaatgtggaaagaggtttatTGGGAGTGGTGcccttaaggtacatcaaagaactcacactggggagaaaccatataaatgcatggaatgtggaaagagctttagtcacagtggtggcctgaggtcacatcaaagaactcacactggagagaaaccacataaatgcatggaatgtggaaaaagcttcagtcagagtcGTTTTCTTAGgttgcatcaaagaactcacactggagagaaaccacataaatgcatggaatgtgggaagagcttcagtcagaatggTGGCctgaggtcacatgaaagaactcacactggggagaaaccacataaatgcatcgaatgtggaaaaagcttcagtcggAGTTGTaaacttaggttacatgaaagaactcacactggggagaaatcacataaatgcatggaatgtggaaagagctttagtcggagtgatgtgcttaggacacatgaaagaactcacactggggagaagccatttaaatgcatggactgtggaaaaagctttagtcacaGTTTTACCCtcaggttacatcaaagaactcactggggagaaaccagataa